A region from the Halobacillus mangrovi genome encodes:
- a CDS encoding AI-2E family transporter, whose translation MNRWDSAPLIRFFGGRKLLYILGILLIIGLNILVYTQVDFIFHPLVIFVETVALPIILSVVVYYLLRPIINLMESWKVKRIWAILITLLMVVGLITLLIVLIIPFLEKQFVSLAEELPSYLRDLVNSLDRWLRDSFLGSYYSNLFQDVDGLLNQLPDLGNYATQTVEGITTFITTVTNVIVALVTLPFILFYLLKDGHKLPEKIISFFPPRVRSEVTSIFKGIDHQLSAYIQGQIIVSFCIGVMMYIGFLIIGLDYALLLAAIASVTSVVPYLGPMIAITPALIIAIVTSPFMVLKLAFVWTVVQLLEGKFISPQIMGKSLHIHPVTIIFVLLTAGHLFGVIGIILAIPGYAIIKVFVTHLFYWFQRRYNRFAEEENQYQLPEK comes from the coding sequence ATGAATCGCTGGGACTCTGCACCGCTTATACGCTTTTTTGGTGGAAGAAAATTACTATACATATTAGGGATCCTGTTAATTATAGGATTGAATATTCTTGTTTACACTCAAGTGGATTTTATCTTTCATCCGTTAGTTATTTTCGTTGAAACTGTTGCGCTTCCGATTATCTTATCCGTAGTTGTCTACTATTTGCTGAGACCGATTATTAATTTAATGGAATCTTGGAAGGTCAAGCGAATATGGGCGATCCTGATTACCTTGCTTATGGTGGTAGGTTTAATCACTTTGTTAATCGTTCTGATTATCCCGTTTTTAGAAAAGCAGTTTGTCAGTCTTGCAGAAGAATTACCAAGTTATTTACGTGATTTGGTCAATTCCTTGGACCGATGGTTACGTGATTCCTTTTTAGGAAGTTATTACAGCAACCTGTTTCAGGACGTGGATGGGCTGCTGAATCAACTTCCTGACCTCGGGAATTACGCAACACAAACAGTGGAAGGCATAACGACTTTCATTACAACAGTGACTAATGTGATCGTTGCGCTTGTCACGCTTCCATTCATCCTTTTTTACCTGCTGAAAGACGGACACAAGCTTCCGGAAAAAATCATCAGTTTCTTCCCGCCAAGAGTAAGGTCGGAAGTGACCAGTATATTTAAAGGTATCGATCATCAGTTGAGTGCGTATATTCAGGGGCAGATTATCGTCAGTTTTTGCATCGGGGTAATGATGTATATTGGATTTTTAATTATTGGACTTGATTACGCTCTATTGTTAGCAGCGATCGCAAGTGTCACGAGTGTCGTTCCATACCTGGGGCCGATGATTGCGATTACTCCAGCTTTGATTATCGCCATTGTTACTTCACCTTTTATGGTGTTAAAGCTAGCGTTTGTATGGACCGTTGTTCAACTGCTCGAAGGAAAATTCATCTCTCCGCAAATCATGGGGAAAAGCTTACACATTCACCCTGTTACGATCATATTTGTATTACTGACCGCTGGGCATTTGTTTGGCGTCATTGGAATCATCCTCGCGATTCCAGGTTATGCGATTATAAAAGTATTCGTCACCCATCTGTTTTATTGGTTCCAGCGAAGATACAATCGTTTCGCTGAGGAAGAAAACCAATATCAATTACCTGAAAAATAA
- a CDS encoding thiazole biosynthesis adenylyltransferase ThiF: MLSDRYSRQQLFQPIGEGGQQRLSEKHVLIIGAGALGTSSSEQLVRAGIGRLTIVDRDYVEGSNLQRQQLFSESDALEKLPKAVAAKKRLTEINSDVSIVEKVEDVQAEELETIMKDVDLVLDATDNFETRMLINDMSQKYRVPWIYGACVGSHGMSYTVVPTETPCLHCLMETVPLGGATCDTVGVISPAVQMVTAHQVAEALKILVGDIESLHGKLITFDLWNHHYSGIKVSNAKNPECPSCGTKPSYPFLSHQNQTKTAVLCGRETVQIRPSGIESRDLDELRTRLPHHKIKQNPFLLSYEHESKRMVFFNDGRVLIHGTKDVSEAKSLYHRIVGG; the protein is encoded by the coding sequence ATGCTTTCAGATCGATACTCAAGACAACAGCTGTTTCAACCAATCGGTGAAGGAGGCCAGCAGCGGCTATCAGAAAAGCATGTCTTGATCATTGGGGCAGGGGCGCTCGGTACAAGCAGCTCGGAGCAGCTTGTCCGCGCTGGTATAGGGCGACTGACTATTGTTGACCGTGACTACGTTGAAGGGAGCAACCTGCAACGTCAGCAGCTTTTCTCAGAGAGTGATGCCTTAGAAAAATTACCAAAAGCGGTAGCAGCCAAAAAACGCTTAACAGAAATAAATTCTGATGTGTCTATTGTTGAAAAAGTGGAGGACGTTCAAGCAGAAGAGCTGGAAACCATAATGAAGGACGTCGACTTGGTCTTGGACGCTACCGATAATTTCGAGACGCGGATGCTTATCAACGATATGTCGCAAAAGTACAGAGTCCCGTGGATCTATGGGGCTTGTGTTGGTAGTCATGGCATGAGTTACACGGTTGTACCAACTGAAACTCCTTGCTTGCATTGTTTAATGGAAACGGTTCCTCTGGGAGGGGCCACTTGTGATACAGTCGGCGTTATTAGTCCTGCGGTTCAGATGGTGACCGCACATCAAGTGGCAGAAGCTTTAAAAATACTAGTTGGTGATATCGAATCTCTTCATGGCAAGTTGATTACGTTTGATTTATGGAATCATCATTATTCAGGCATAAAAGTTTCCAACGCAAAAAATCCTGAATGTCCATCCTGTGGGACAAAGCCGTCGTATCCATTTTTATCACACCAAAATCAGACGAAAACAGCTGTCCTGTGTGGACGAGAAACAGTACAAATCCGACCTTCCGGAATAGAATCGCGTGATTTAGATGAACTGAGAACGCGTCTACCGCATCATAAAATTAAACAAAATCCTTTTCTTTTGTCTTACGAACATGAATCTAAGCGCATGGTTTTTTTTAATGATGGACGTGTCCTCATCCATGGGACGAAAGACGTTTCGGAAGCTAAGAGCCTTTATCATAGAATCGTTGGAGGGTGA